Part of the Salarias fasciatus chromosome 23 unlocalized genomic scaffold, fSalaFa1.1 super_scaffold_20, whole genome shotgun sequence genome, GTCTCACGCTGAACGAAAGGGGTACGGACACACCTGCCCACAACATCTGTACACATGACACATCTGTACATATGACACACCTGTACACCTGATTTGGGGTGCTGTGCCATCACACAGGTGGGATGACCTACCGACAGTGTCTGAAGTATTCAGACTGTGTGTACAGTCGACTGGGCCCGATGTTCCCGCAGGTAAAGAGCTGCATTCTGAATCAACCCAGAACCTCTACTGAGCCTCACctggtcagaggtcacaggagAGGTCACAGATCCGGCTCCAACTCCTTTGTGTTGAACTTTCTGTCCTGTTGGAGAGAACAAGGTGTTTTTTATCCTCAGCAgtcattaaaggtgctgtaggcaggattttgctagtcagtgctaatttttcagtgttttatttggattaaatgttagagtatccattgataatcctttaggagtgtagcataattgcactaccgcgagggcgcagcgtttccatctgtctctgttctgagctgaaaaggaatctcacagctccaggtatctttgaccaatcagaagagcccctgaggctctaacgaggggcgtttgtcgcacgatCTTGTAGGAggagcttaacttgcgtaagggcgtgatgtcagagaaaacaggacaggactggctgtgctgggtttcaaatcgccatcttagatgagtcaaatcgccatcttgcttaggtaaacctaagcaagatggcggggatgccgaatcctgcctacagcacctttaatctgTGAGCAATAAACTGTAATCACAGAAATCATTGCATAATCTAATCCATAAACTGTAATCTAGAATCAGTGATGTGAACAAACCCCGGGATACTAACGATGAGTGTTACACATATACTGACAAATAATGAAGAACTGATAATAAGCAGTTATATTGATCTGCTGCCCACCTGTTGATTGGTCTCTTTCAGGCTTCCAACTTCACTTTTAAGTGCTGTGACTCGGACCTGTGtaactccgccccctcctccgcagccagctctctgattggcctgCTGACCTCCTTGGCGGTCATGTGGTGGTGTGTCCACTGAGGGCTCTCCGGCGCCGCCTGCAATCACAGATAACCACAGCAGCTTGCCTAACAACACAACACCGTGAGAACGTCGCACTCTGCTCCCCACACGAAAAACAGAAACGGAAACCAACTGacacatttcactttttaactCGATTTGAAACCTTTAATTCTGACACCTGAGGTCAGTTTTAACCCACAATAAAGGTTCAAAACAGGAAACTAGACTTTgcatcttcatttcatttcctctcactctctcttttttctgtttgtttgaatcGATTTACCACAGAGTTTcagtttaaacacattttagccATGTGGGCTGAAAGGTAGAGCAGGGTATCATCTGCGTAGCACAGGAGCCAGGTATGGTCGTTACAGACACCTGTAATATGACCAATGGGATGGAAGGAGATGCACAATGAAGAGGACGGGTCAGAGTGAATTTGAGATCCAACAgttattttcagaaaacttaGAAAGAAAGCAAAGATTGGAAATGGGACTGAAGTTAAGGGCACAGCGACGTTTCAGACCAACTGGAGTTACAACAGCAGATTCAAGAGCCTGAGCTGAAGGATGAAATGGACAAAGGTGGTGATCAAACATGAAATGTTGCAGACATATGGTTTCTATCGAGTTATTGGAGTGGC contains:
- the LOC115383866 gene encoding CD59 glycoprotein-like, whose translation is MKRSLGICLLVFSALIGLGTAIRCYTCKDYTASCTKQDCSYENACLTLNERGGMTYRQCLKYSDCVYSRLGPMFPQASNFTFKCCDSDLCNSAPSSAASSLIGLLTSLAVMWWCVH